In one Amia ocellicauda isolate fAmiCal2 chromosome 2, fAmiCal2.hap1, whole genome shotgun sequence genomic region, the following are encoded:
- the zbtb47b gene encoding zinc finger and BTB domain-containing protein 47: MLIVEKTTDYPSTEYSLVEDVALHFTCLMDRLNEQRLFQPDLCDVDIVLVRQKNTFPAHKGVLAAYSQFFHSLFTQNKQLQRVELSLEALTSQGLQQILNFIYTSKLLVNACNVQDVLNAAAVFQMNDIASSCQELISSRSLNLNIAGDMSKQDSRGKPVPSQFYREIKQEVDPPHTKIYAREGNDPYSVRVEDNAAKQHHANVQTKPYFKKEEGSGRGVCKIEGDVEESEDSNGHASFNREQIIVEVNLNNQTLNVSKGTEGKPSSTEATAVLGRCHGEERDSEEEDEEEEEEEEEENEDEEEEADVVEEDEEDQSEDDELRDTSEEEEEGEEEEEDHSDIPEVKKEKVERPRRRTRVSQDATATVSTRQPKGTTKRVEKRRGRKTKKDQESLGQKVKLEEKQNFPCKKCPRVFNNRWYLEKHMNVTHNRMQICDKCGKRFLLESELLLHHQTDCEKNIQCVTCGKGFKKLWSLHEHNKIVHGYAEKKFSCEICEKKFYTMAHVRKHMVAHTKDMPFTCETCGKSFKRSMSLKVHSLQHSGEKPFKCENCSERFQYKYQLRSHMSIHIGHKQFMCQWCGKDFNMKQYFDEHMKTHTGEKPYICEICGKSFTSRPNMKRHRRTHTGEKPYPCDVCGQRFRFSNMLKAHKEKCFRVSNPMTADGNPLGLSPPSPGSNSDAAVAPASAAGAVASPHNAASLSLPLLHSMGGLPPPQHLPPPPPLFPAGRINSNNN, translated from the exons CTGATAGTGGAAAAGACAACTGACTACCCTTCCACTGAGTACTCTCTGGTGGAGGATGTTGCCCTCCACTTTACGTGTTTGATGGACAGACTTAATGAGCAGCGCCTGTTTCAGCCCGATCTCTGTGATGTGGACATTGTGCTCGTCCGGCAGAAGAACACCTTTCCCGCCCACAAGGGAGTCCTAGCCGCCTACAGTCAGTTCTTTCATTCGCTCTTCACCCAGAACAAGCAGCTCCAGAGGGTCGAGCTCTCTTTGGAGGCGTTGACATCTCAAGGCCTCCAGCAGATCCTCAACTTCATCTACACTTCCAAGCTGCTGGTCAACGCCTGCAACGTGCAGGACGTGTTGAACGCGGCCGCCGTCTTTCAGATGAACGACATCGCCAGTTCCTGTCAGGAGCTCATCAGCAGTCGCTCTTTGAACTTGAACATCGCAGGGGACATGTCCAAGCAGGACAGCCGCGGCAAACCGGTCCCCTCCCAGTTCTATCGAGAGATCAAGCAAGAGGTCGATCCTCCGCACACCAAGATCTACGCTCGAGAGGGCAACGATCCCTACTCGGTACGCGTGGAGGACAATGCGGCCAAGCAGCATCACGCCAATGTTCAGACAAAGCCGTATTTTAAAAAGGAGGAGGGCAGCGGTCGAGGGGTTTGTAAAATAGAAGGTGACGTGGAGGAATCGGAGGACTCGAACGGCCACGCCTCCTTCAACAGGGAGCAGATCATTGTGGAGGTGAACCTCAACAACCAGACCTTGAATGTTTCCAAAGGAACGGAGGGGAAGCCTTCCTCCACCGAGGCCACCGCAGTCCTGGGGAGGTGCCATGGCGAGGAACGGGACTCAGAAGAAGAGgacgaggaggaagaggaggaggaggaagaggaaaatgaggatgaggaggaggaagcgGATGTTGTAGAAGAGGATGAGGAAGACCAGAGCGAGGATGATGAGCTCAGGGATAcaagtgaggaggaggaggagggggaggaggaagaggaggaccaCAGTGACATTCCGGAAGTGAAGAAGGAGAAAGTGGAGCGGCCCCGCCGGAGGACCAGGGTGTCCCAAGATGCCACGGCCACGGTTTCAACTCGGCAACCCAAGGGCACCACCAAGAGGGTGGAGAAGCGGAGAGGGCGCAAGACGAAGAAGGACCAGGAGAGCTTGGGTCAGAAGGTCAAGCTGGAGGAGAAGCAGAACTTTCCCTGCAAGAAGTGCCCCCGTGTGTTCAACAACCGCTGGTATCTGGAGAAGCACATGAATGTCACGCACAACAGGATGCAGATCTGCGACAAGTGTGGCAAGAGGTTCCTGCTCGAGAGTGAGCTTCTGCTCCACCACCAAACAGACTGTGAGAAGAATATTCAG TGTGTGACCTGTGGGAAAGGCTTTAAGAAACTGTGGTCCCTCCACGAGCATAACAAAATTGTCCACGGCTATGCAGAGAAGAAATTCTCCTGCGAAATCTGCGAGAAGAAGTTTTACACCATGGCGCATGTCCGGAAGCACATGGTCG CTCACACCAAGGATATGCCGTTCACCTGCGAGACTTGTGGGAAGTCCTTCAAACGCAGCATGTCCCTCAAAGTGCACTCCCTCCAGCACTCGGGGGAAAAGCCTTTTAAATGTGAG AACTGCAGTGAGCGATTCCAGTACAAGTACCAGCTGCGCTCCCACATGAGTATCCACATAGGACACAAGCAGTTCATGTGCCAGTGGTGTGGGAAGGACTTCAACATGAAACAGTACTTTGATGAACACATGAAGACACACACTG GAGAGAAGCCGTACATCTGTGAGATCTGCGGGAAGAGCTTCACCAGCCGGCCCAACATGAAGCGGCACCGGCGCACGCACACCGGCGAGAAGCCCTACCCCTGCGACGTGTGCGGCCAGCGCTTCCGCTTCTCCAACATGCTGAAGGCCCACAAGGAGAAGTGCTTCCGGGTCAGCAACCCCATGACTGCGGATGGGAACCCCCTGGGCCTCAGCCCCCCATCGCCGGGCAGCAACTCTGACGCCGCGGTGGCCCCGGCGTCCGCAGCGGGGGCCGTTGCCAGTCCGCACAACGCTGCATCGCTCTCTCTGCCCCTGCTCCATTCCATGGGCGGCCTCCCACCTCCCCAGCACCTACCCCCGCCCCCACCGCTCTTCCCCGCTGGGAGGATAAACTCCAACAACAATTAA